One region of Streptococcus parasanguinis genomic DNA includes:
- a CDS encoding copper homeostasis protein CutC, whose product MLVFEFCAENLTYIDKAIAAGAGRIELCDNLAVGGTTPSIGVINEAIKLTREKSVDLCVIIRPRGGDFVYTDLEVEAMLTDIRAAKEIGVTCFVLGALTSDRKLDQRIMQLLLAACGEAEVVFHMAFDELAHTDQLEAIEWLSDQGVARILTRAGSPGDPLEQRFAHYHRLLDAAKGKIQILPGGGLTLDNRQLFLEQLGVCQLHGTRIVF is encoded by the coding sequence TATATTGATAAGGCGATTGCTGCTGGGGCAGGTCGCATTGAACTGTGCGATAACCTGGCAGTAGGAGGGACCACACCTAGTATAGGTGTGATCAATGAAGCAATCAAACTGACAAGAGAGAAGTCCGTGGATCTATGTGTCATTATCCGACCCCGAGGTGGCGATTTTGTCTATACTGATCTGGAAGTCGAAGCTATGCTGACGGATATTCGTGCTGCGAAAGAAATAGGGGTTACTTGTTTTGTGCTGGGAGCGCTGACGAGCGATCGAAAGTTGGACCAGAGGATCATGCAGCTTTTACTAGCAGCCTGTGGAGAGGCAGAGGTTGTCTTTCATATGGCCTTTGATGAGTTAGCTCATACAGATCAGCTAGAAGCGATTGAGTGGCTTTCTGATCAGGGTGTAGCCCGCATTTTAACACGAGCCGGAAGTCCAGGTGACCCACTAGAGCAACGTTTTGCCCACTATCATCGTTTATTAGATGCGGCTAAGGGAAAGATTCAGATCCTGCCAGGTGGAGGTTTGACCCTTGACAATCGTCAGCTCTTTTTGGAGCAATTGGGCGTTTGTCAACTGCATGGCACGCGCATCGTGTTTTAA